The segment ACAATCGCATGTTGCAATTGGCCAAAGCTGCATCATGTTCTTTTACCTCATATAAGTCTTTGTGAGTATTTTACAAAAAAATGAGCATCATGTTCTTTTACCTCTATGTATATGCCGTCTTGGGTTATATGCTTATGAATTTCTATGCTTTATACCCAGAGCTACTTTTTTTAGCTGGGCCTCATTGACAGATATATGATTAAGCTATGCTGCAATTTGTTTGAAAAACACTTATTATCGTGCGAATAAATCCTCCATCTGATAGTACCGGTGATCCTATTATTCGATGATATATTGCACTTACTCATATGGAGctaaatgtagaaataaatagGGGAAATGCTGAGACATGAGATATGATGATGTCCAAGTCATGCATCATTTATGACTTCGTGAGTTCTGGTTCTGATAGTCTAATGGCATCACGGCAAATCTCATCTAGCTCCCCTCCTTGAAATTCTTGATCTGTTTCAGCACTAATCTGTGAAAACTCATGTGAACGCAGAAATGCAAACTTTCTGGAGGGCCTGTGCGCAAAAGTCCGATCTTCCTCTTAAGCAACAAAGCCTGGCTCACCTCCTCCAAAACCCTAGAGCCGTCTCCAATGGCGGACATCCGAAGCGTAGCCCcgcccgcctccgcctccgcctccaccaagaAGAAGCACTCCAAGAAGCGCAAGGCCATCGACGTCACTGTCGACGCCTCCCTCACAGGCAGTTCCGCCGCCGCGGCCCCCGTGGTCGCCTACTTCCCCTCCGGCTACGACCCCCTCGCCACTGCCGACGAGCCCCCGCGTGCGCGGCTCTTCCGCCATGAGAGGCGCCCCACGCACGTCGACCTCGTGGTCGGTAGCCCCGGTGGTGGCCCCGACTTCGTCGGCCGGAGCTACGCCGGCGAAGCCGCCACGCCGCAGCTCTGCAGCTACGCCCTCGGCGTCCTCGACAAGGCTTCAGGAACGCTTAAGGTCGTCCCCATCGCCTCCAACAAGGTGTGTACGTCCGGTTGCGTCAAAGTTTCAATTTTTCTTCTAGTGATTGTTGTTAGTTGAAGTGGAATGGTTATTGTCACACAGATTTTAATCAGTTTTAGATGTTCACTGAGCAATTTTGGCTTCTAAATACTAACATACTGGTGCAAACGAACAAGGAATGTGTTTGCTGAGTAGcatgctttctttttctttttgggcaGTGGTAAGGTGGAATTGGGTAGTTTAGGATTTTAGCATACTAGCAGTAAATATGTAAATCTCAGACCAGTTGTtatgattttcattttgataGTTATGATTTTAGCATACTAGCAGTAAAGATGTAAATCTCTGACCAGTtgttatgatttttattttgatattGGTCTACATTTGAAAAGTAGTAAGAAATACTTTCGTGCAGATAACATTAGCATTGAAGTATTGTTCTaatcatttgaatttggaaacAGATTTTGAGGCTAGAGCCACATCTTGAACTGCAAAAACCAGCACATTCACAGCACTCTGAAGTGGCACCGCAAGCAGGCTCAGCTgtagcaaatgatgaaatgaagATACAAGATCTTACCAGGGTGTTTGGCACCCAGAAAGACAAGGACATGGTATGTTTTTTTGTATGGGTTTACTAGCCTGCTGTTTGTTGTGTTTGCAACTATGTGTTCTGGAATTGGGTCTGTGGTGTAAGCTTGAACATTGAAGTTGAAAGGTTATAAAACAATAGGAGCAACAATGAAACAATTCCTCTGCATGCTCctgtttatttttcttgttttgaGGAAAGAAGATTTTAAGATAAAGACGAGGGCGCAGTTACTGAACAGATTTGTTAATCCAGAACTCAACATCAACTTCCATGGCGCTAGTATGATTTTTGTGTTCTGTGCATCTAGACTCGAGGTAAATTTGGGTTCCCTGCTTCAGGTAACAAGGGAAATTTTTGTTAGATACGTATACCAGTGGTTCAACCTAAAATCTGATTTAAAGATTCATCACATGCATGAATCGTTAACAGTTCTCATTGTACATTGGCCATAATCACTTTCATGGTGTTAAAGAGGTCCTTACAGGCCAACGAAATTGTCTTCCCTTTTTGTCATGTTAAGAGCATTGCAAAGTGGCAGACTTTAGTGTTTGATTGAGGCTACTATTGTTTGCAGGATAATAAGTGGAGGTCATTAAATGAACAAAGAAATGATCCTTCTGCTTATGAGAACCTTGACCTTGGAAATACAAACACCAGTGACAGCCAGGCACCAGAAATTGTTCGGAACATTCCACCTTATGATCCTACTGCAGATACATCAGAAAAGGCATATCTTTTTTATGAGATTATTCCAAAGAATATACAGCCGCATCTTTTAGAAATTGTGGGTCATTTAGAATCAGGAGAATTTCCTTCAAAAGGCTATGGGAGTTTTGTTTCAAATCGTGTACACAAGTTGCATGAGCTTCAGGTAAATAGTTATATTCTTTctgtatattttttcttgttatcCAGCTGTCCATTTTCAGTCATCACATTCTCATATTAGTATAAGCTTCTTGGGACAAGGAAATTTATTTTGGACTAAACCAGACAGATGAAGAGTACTCAGATAGTCTTATGTTGTCATGTTGTATAGTGGAAGAACACCATTAGTTAAGTCTGACGTTCTTGTGGTTGTTTctgcaacaattttttttcaatggaGTTTGGAACTGTTTACTACTTTTCAAGCAGTTTATGCTTGTGATGTCAGCAGACATTTTACTGTCATGATATTCAGATAGCATTATAGTCTGCACTATAACTGCAATGATGCCATGTAGAATGGCACTGATCTCTatctatcccccccccccctccccccattGCGCATTTGAAGAGCTTGGTTGCCAAATTGATGCCAGCCAATTGTTTGCTTTTATGCTATTTTAAATTCAGTAAACAAGGTGCTTTTTTTGAGTTACTTCACTTGTTCGATGTGATCTAAAAGAAGCAAGTTTTGTCTTGCTTTGTTTTAGGGTGAAGATAAGGAGAGGCTTGCTTGGATACTGTCCTACATCACACATCTCCTATCTTTGTTGGTACGAAATGGTTCCATGTCCAAGCGTCATAGGAAAGACAGAAAGGAAAACCAGGCAAATCATGGACCAGCGACCCCACATGCTGTATATCGTAAGCTGTTGCTGATGTTTACGGAACCAGGGTCTAGTGCCTTGTCGACAGAGAAAAATGAGCTTCTGATCAATTACATCTTGGTCCTATCGCTTTTTGCCGATGACTTCCGTTCCGATCCTTCAGATATATGCGCAGACTTGAAAATGACCCGGCAGATGCTTAAACCATACTACGACCAGTTGGGATGCAAAGCTGTGTCAACAGGTGCTTTTAAGCCTACTTTCATGACACTTCCAGCTCCTCTCAAGTTCCCACAAGAAGTTACAAGGAGAAGGTGGCGGCGGTAGTCGtctcagagagagagaaaacaatGGTTATTATCTCAAAAATGGCTTATATTTCTTGAATTTTGAATTCTGATATACTGCGATCAAAGCTAAGCGGTGCATGCTCTGTTCAGTTTTTTTGCAATGTATTATAAACGACGAAAATAGTTGTTTCATTTCCGTTGCCCCCACTGTTGTCAGAAAAGGAACATGTCATGTATTGATATTTGCCGATCAGAAATTTATTTAAATGCTACCTTGGGTTAGCTTTTTTTTGCCAGTTCGATGAATAATGTGCTTATGTAAGCCTATGGAGATTGCCGCTGCATAATGGAGCATGTCATTTTGGGGTGGAGTATAGCCATCTGTTCTTGCCAGACCTAGAGGCTCTTGTTCGTACTTGCTAccgcatatttatttttcactgAACGATCATCTTTACCTTTGTTCAAAAGGTACAGGTCCTTCAGATTGCAGAATTGCCGAACTGATGTAAATTGCACTACGTCACATGTTGACCCATACAAAATATTCTGAATAATGGAGCAAGCATTAATACAACTTAGATATATCCTCACACAAATGCTGTCTACCTGCATGACCCTTTAGTTAAAAATGTCATCACAGCTACAAGCATTACTGACTTGTACAAATACAATTACATGTTGAAGCCAATCTTTACTGGAAACCATGATATTAGCCGGCAAACAGAAGTAAAATCCACTAGGACAACAGGCTGGTGAATTATTCCATATGGGCTACAATAATGTAGAATTTGGATAATAATCTCAGACAGATTACATCATCATTCTAAAGTTTGCTCTACAGATCCATAAGGCAGGTCCTCTAAACCAGAGTAAACTGGTAACGACTAATTGTCATTCACGAGCAGAGTGGCATTCCTTTCTTTTCGTTGCTAGTATACAAGGCATTATTCACTCTAACAGGCTACTCAACTTAGGATTTCTCTGATGCGTCACCACCCACCTCATTATCCGCTCCAGTTCCGCTTTTGTAGCTCTCAGTGCCAGAAGGTTCTGAGCTCACTCCAGCCACTGCATCCTGCTTGCCTCCTCGCCCATCTGTAGGAACAGGGGCTGACTGCTGAAGGTCGGCTGGGCGAGCGGGGTCAGCTTGCATAGGCTGCATGCCGTTGACGTTAGCTGATCTCATGACCATCTGTCCAGGGAAAGGAAGAGCTTGTGCTTGCTGCTGGTGAAGCTGTTGCTGCTCTTGCATCTGTTGCGGGGTTAACGGTGTTCGTGGAGGGAACATTGGTACCTGTGACATGTAATGCCCTGCACCTGGCGCTATACCAGGCTGCATCATCTGTttacaaacaaataaaaatttaagtGAATGCAGCAAAAGGAGGGGCTTGTGGTACCAACTCGAACACGACTAACCTGAGGGCGACTTGCAGGGTTTTGTGATGGTTGGGGTTGGGCATCTGCGATGGCAGCCAGATACAAGAGATTCTTCTGAAGTTGAGCCTGATACCTAAAAGTTCACAGCATGAAAGATACTGTTATCCAAAATGCATTGCCATTGATACATGTCATTTTAGAAGAACATAGCAATTACATAGGCAGGTCAATCATGAATGAGATTTTGTTAGTTATAGTGCATGAAGGTATAGATTAGAAATGTGTCATTCATCCTTCTAAAGTTTTAGTGCATCAAGAAGGTATGGATTAGAAATGTGCATCCTTCTCAATTGACATCTGAAATTAGTATGGCAAAATGACCACAAAACGATGTAACAAACAATAATCAGAATTTCAGACAGTCTACagttaaactaattaaaacagCCTTATCAGTTGACATGAAATTAGTACAGAAAAATGAGGTACCTCACAATTGGATCAGAATTTCAGAcagcctaaaataaaaataataactaatccATCTTGTTGAAATTTCAAGAATTTTTATTGTGGATGCTGATAGTCATAGTAGGATCGACAATAGGTAATTCAGATGACCAAAACTAGACAGAAACATATCATAGATCGTAAATAGAGAAGCCAAGTAATGCAACATTTTAACTCCACAAGGCCAATAACACTTCAGGAGCTACAACTATATATGAGTAGATCACAAATCACTCTTCTATCTAAGCATATCAGGGCGATCAATAGTCCTGAGAGTTAACAGAATATGGCCAGATGACTGCGAGTGATGCTGCTGTTAAAAGATACTCCAAAACATTGTACAAATAACTGCAATTCAGCTTCTTCTAAATGAAACGATCAACAGATGAATTAAAAGTTCATCATTGTGAGACTAGTAAAACCAACAGAAAATTTTCATGCAGTAACTGTGAGCAGTAAAATTAGTAATATAGTTCAGGAAGATACTTACTGAGCACATTCAGCCAACTTTCCTAAGTTTTGATTTTCCAGGATGGCCAAAATAAGTTGCTTATTTTCATCCAAATACTGCaaaagaaaaattcatttaCTATAGTGTTGGTAAACAGTAATCAGAAGTTAATGATGACATATACTATAGTGCTAGGCTTATGCATAGTCAGGAAGCAATCCATTTACCTTCGGTGTGTAAGATTTATGCAATCGGTTTTGTTCACAAAAAAGTTTTGATTCTTGATTTATTCATTTTACCATGCAGATATGGTTGGCTTCTTGAAAACCAAGCTTAATTGTATCTTAATGCTGAGCATTTGGTAGTGATTTTCAGACACCAACGTATTGTGGAGAATAGTAGATAAATGCAGCCCAGAGAAGAATGCAACCTGCATCTATGATAGCTAATGTATTTCATGATTTTATATGGCGAAGACCCTATCACTTGCATGCCATCCAAATAATTCAGTCATGGCTGCATCATATGCACCTAATTTAGCCCCAAGGAATCATAAATCATGACTCGCACATCTACCAATGCAGAGCACCATGTATCAGTGAGGTGAGTAGCCCCAGCCATAGGGAAGACGGTAGAGTACTGGTGAAGGACAACCACAATTGCTGAGCGAAGTACAGCAATGTCTGCCATATGGCAAACAGCCACGAGTCAGCAAGTGCCATAGTGCCATCACATGGCACCTAGGCATGTAGCAGCTAGTCACTAAGTCACCATAGGGCAGGCTAACAAACCACATTATTGGTGGATGGGTGACTGTCAAAGCTGATCTTATGCCAGCAAGCCACATTCCATGGCACAGGGCCATGGTCCAAAAGTGGTTAAGCACGGTTGACGGACCAAGCATTGCTGGACAATGTGATCAACCGACGACCGTGCAGGGATTAGTAAAAAAGGGGGAAATTGCTAAAACCCACCTGCAAATATGGCGGTTTGTCAAAATGCCCCTACAACTTCATTTTTGCTAGTCTTAACACCTGCATCTCTTCCTTGGTGTCAAACACCCCTCTAAGGCCATTTGACCGCATGACATGCTGTATGTGTGGTTTCTAAGTTCTAATGTGGCATGGTGATTTCCAGCATGGCTTCTAGCATCTCTGGTACCATTTATTCTGACCTAGAACTCCATTATTTTCACTCTCTACTCGCACAATTTTGGTGTTCATCTTAAAGAGTGCACACAAACAGAGTTCCAGGTTGAATTGAAGGGTACCCGAGACACCGGGAGTAACACTACAAGTGACCACATCACGCTCGAAGGCACACAAGCAGCATATCATGAGTATAGCATCCTTAGGGTGGTATTTGACACCTAGAAAGAGAAGCGGGTATTATAGTAGCAAAACAGAAGTTGTAGGGATTTTTTACATACCCCTAAAATGCAGATGGgcttttgcaattttccctaGCAAAAATGCCTGCAGACCGGCAAGCCATACTGCATGGCAGAGGACCATGGGTCAGTCAGCTGCCACACCACAAGGCACCAGCAAACACAAGCTGACAAGCTGCACCGCATGGCGTAGGACTGACCAGTGGGTATATTTAGTCAGGGAGATGCACATAATTTTACAACTGCTGATGGAACCCCAGGCCCCCATAGCCTTTgccaaaatttcaaaattgatATTTGAATGGCACATGAGAGTGCCATTGCACATTTGGCCTTCGCACAAAAATGCAAATATAGCCAGCAAGCAGATATCGTCTCTGAATGCAGACAAGCAAGCCACATTCCATGGCAAAGAGCCATGGTCTGAAAATGGTATTACACGGCCACCTGGTAAGCATTGGTTGATTGTGGGCTATTAGCCAACAGGACGAGCATTAGTAGCAATGACCATGCTGCATGGCAGAGGGCCACAGGATGCTGTGTGGCAGCCAAGCATGGTGCAACACAGCAAAGGGTCTTCAAGCACGCGCCACTTACTACAATCGCCGAGCTTGCGCTGCAAGCTTCGGCACCTTCAGCCCCACATTGCAGAGGGCCTCAGCCCCCAGGCCGGCGAGCGGAAGCTCGCATTGAGCAGACAAAATGCAGTTATGCGCAGCTGTGCACGATTGCCGGTCGATGAACTTCGCCAAAAGTTCAAATCTTTTGAACTGTCAAGCTACCCTATTATCCTATGGTATACGTATAATCTGGAATCACCCAAAACCAAGAAACAAACAAGAAGCCCCAATCTTCACCCCTACCCAACATCGCCAGACAGGTACAACCCAACCCCCAAAGGAAGCACCTTTTCTGCAAGCGTAGCAAACCCTAGCAAGAAAGGGGCGGCGCGGACCTTTTGGATCtgctcggtggtgacgccggccgCCGGGGGCATAggcatctgctgctgctgcatcgcCGCGGGCTGCTGGATTCCTTTCTCGCTTTGCCTTTGGAGGTTCCCGAGTTCGTTGAAAGAGGGGCTTCTGGTACCACCGTGAGTTGGAGATCAGAAAACGAAAATTTGCTGCACTCAACAAATTGGTACAGGTCCCTGAGaaaggaaggggaaggggaaggggaaggggaagacgACGGGCAATTACAAATCTGCCCTCGCTCCGTCGAGGAAAGACAAATGTGCCCCTCGATAGGCAAAACGGAATTGTGAATGAATAGTTGGGTATAGAGAttaaaattttgtcaaaattttagtgaattttaagaatttggatgggaataaaatatttaatttttaaattttctttcATTGATATATGAGACTCACAGAGTAGAGGAAAAAATGAcctaaattttgatgaaattttgagaattCTGGaggaaaacaaaatatctaattctatAAATTTTTTCATTGATACGTGGGATCCATAAAGCAAAGGACAAAAGAAATGATCgaaattttggtgaaatttcatgaatttcagTGTCTTCATCGATGAACGAAAAtaattgtaaaataaaattaaaatcttTGGTTGGGTAACATTCCAAATCATGTTGTATCTCCAAATGTCACTCAAATAACAACAGTATTAATGTGTTCTAGAAATGCAGACGAATGGTGAGATATCTAGGGAATATCATTGACATTTTATGTTGCATTCTAAAGTAATTTCTCGTATTCCAACCCTTATGAAAAGATCAATATCCACCccttatcttatttttttttcctgttgtGCTCATGCTCTTCTCTTGCCTTCCTCATCACCAATAATTTAGCACCTCCACTTGCCTAATAAGTTCCTATTTGGCACAACTGAAACTTATGAGTTTTTGCTTGAAGTTGCTTATGTCTTATGCCaaaaattattaatttttaCGATAAATTTTTAAGTTCTCAGCACAccagcttttcaaaaaaatcacTCTCAGCCAGCTTATCAGCTTTCAGTTCATTCTATCATAAGCTAGTTTTTTAGCTTTCCAATAAAACCAGTATATTTATGTCAGCTTATAACTTATGAGAAGCAGAAGTTAGCAATAAGTTGTGCCAAATAGAACCTAAGTATTATGGCATTCTGGTTCTGGTCTCAAGTAGCAATTAACAAGATTGGATTAATCTGTAGTGTTCATCTGGATTGTTTAGAAAGAGAGGGCTACAAGTTTACCATTTGGTGTTGTATTCAAACATTCAACTATTTCGCTATATGATAAAATTGTTGGGAGAGAGAAATTAAGGAAACGGAAGGGGTAATCCTGTCTTTTTTTCAACCGTATGGTTACATGTAACAGTTGTGAGTTGTGACACTGTTGACTGTTTGAGTGATGGAGGAGTGCAGAGCAGGCAAGGCACTGTCCTGGGGGTGCGCATGCGACAGTGAGCAGCGCACACTTGGAAAGCCATGTGAAAGCAAGGTGAATGGTGCAAGCTTGGCAAGAGACTGTTAGTTTATGAAGACTTCCTTTTAGATCGTACTTACACTATGTTTAGTAAAACTCCAGCTGTCGCTAGATTTAGTGTTTATAGATTATTATAAAGTGGTTTAAGTAAGAAATAAAGATTCTTGCTGAGAAGGGCTGCCGTTGCACGTGGCATAATTTATAGGTAGCTGGGCCGCACAAGTTGTCTACCACTCCGGTCTACTGTGTGCAGTGACAGTGTCAAAAAATAACAACCAAAATGACTGGACCTTGAAAAACACCTAACCATGTTAGGATGCGTTTGGTTAAGTATAAGGTTGAATGGAATATGTCCATCTATATTTTATTGATGGgataatttaattttatatttggtAGTATAGATAAAGCGATTTAATTTATTGTTTGTTTGGACGGATAGAATTTAGATAGGGTTAGTCAAAATTTTATGTGATCCACttgtcatatatttagtttttcattaaaatataatcatatgagatcttattttgtttatttaatTACAATGAATATAATGAAACAATCGAATATATTACATCAGCAGGGATAAAAAGCTCATCTAGAATAAGGATGGCTCCGTCTAGCAATTTTTTGTGAATGAGTTCATCTagtatctgaaaaaaaaaatctttctagaTAATCATCAATCCAATTTGCATTCCAACCAAATACCTTAAAAAACTGGATGCCAACGGTTGAGTCGCGCCAACGAATGTCACATCTCCTACACAAGTGCGGATCTCAAAGGTAGGACACAAGGCTGGAGAGAAACAGGCCAGTGGGCGCAACTGAAGGCCCAATTAGTTGTACCCAGCGGCCTTATAGTCCAAGTGATGTGGTAGCATTGTTGTTAAATAGAACAGGAGGTAGTGAGAAGAGGCATGCAAGTTGTAAACACTGAAATGAACTCCTCCCAATCTCAATTCCTCTTCTCAACCTCCGTTTCACTTCGTCTCTCCCTGCCTCCGATTTCTCTTCTCCCTATGAAAATTCTTCACACAACGGAGCATACATGAAACCGATGACCAGAGAGGGAGCTTGTGGACGTTCCTAGTACCATCTATGGTTCTACCACTGTTTTTTCCCTGGCCTCATTTGGCAAGCCTTGGATTGGTGTGGATTGAGCCACATGTGGAACCATGCCCATGCCAGGGAGAAACCCACGTGGTGGTCTGAAATCGCATTTGGCTGGGCCGTGGATTGGAGCAACCCACGTCTGATCCATGTCGATCCAagggaaaataaaaaatctcctATCGAGGCCGGGAACAAACCGTCCTCACATGTGTTGCGGTCTTGTGTGCTCTAAGCCCTAGTTGTGCGTCGCCGGCTACTCGCCTCCCTGATCTGACGATGCAACCGATGGATCCAACGGGGTGcttgggggcttgagccccCTATCCCAGGAACACTTGAGAGCCCCCCAGCTCCCTACAATTTTTAGgtatggaagaggaagaagaagagaagaataggaggaggaagaagaagaagagaaaaacagAGGAgataaaagaggaagaagaagaagagaaaaacagAGGAgataaaagaggaagaagagattgaGCCCCCCTAAATTTTAGCTCTGGATCTGCAACTGGGCGATGCCATTCTCGCCTCCAACGTCTAGGCCTGCTCATCTACTCATGCCGCTCGTCCACGCACTGTACACGCTACTCCTCTCCAATCCTGCTGCTCATCCATGTACTCCTCTCCTCTCTGACCGGCTGCTCGCCTCCTGATCTGGTGGCACACAACTCGACTTCGACGGCTGCTGCTCGACCACGTGCGCTCCTCACTGacctagctgctgctgctcggccACTCGCGCCTCTTTATGATATGGCAGCTACTCCTCTCCTACACCGACGACTGGTACTTGTTGCTCCTCTTCACGTCCTCCTCTTCCCATCCTCCCTTGCTCAGTGTTGTATTAGTGGACTTCTGTGCCATCTTGAGTGCATTGCTGCTCGGAGATCTCGTATGGTGAGGATAAAGAGAgggatttatttttgttggtaTCTTTTTAGATTTGTTCATGGTAGCTAGTAGGGGTTGAATGTTTGTCTTAACATGCACCGACCATAAGGAATTACAACCATGAGAATTGTATAGAGCTTGCTCATATGCCCTTATCTCAACATGATAACATGCCAATTAATTCATTAGTACAA is part of the Phragmites australis chromosome 12, lpPhrAust1.1, whole genome shotgun sequence genome and harbors:
- the LOC133886758 gene encoding uncharacterized protein LOC133886758; this translates as MADIRSVAPPASASASTKKKHSKKRKAIDVTVDASLTGSSAAAAPVVAYFPSGYDPLATADEPPRARLFRHERRPTHVDLVVGSPGGGPDFVGRSYAGEAATPQLCSYALGVLDKASGTLKVVPIASNKILRLEPHLELQKPAHSQHSEVAPQAGSAVANDEMKIQDLTRVFGTQKDKDMDNKWRSLNEQRNDPSAYENLDLGNTNTSDSQAPEIVRNIPPYDPTADTSEKAYLFYEIIPKNIQPHLLEIVGHLESGEFPSKGYGSFVSNRVHKLHELQGEDKERLAWILSYITHLLSLLVRNGSMSKRHRKDRKENQANHGPATPHAVYRKLLLMFTEPGSSALSTEKNELLINYILVLSLFADDFRSDPSDICADLKMTRQMLKPYYDQLGCKAVSTGAFKPTFMTLPAPLKFPQEVTRRRWRR
- the LOC133886759 gene encoding GRF1-interacting factor 3-like isoform X1, with the protein product MQQQQMPMPPAAGVTTEQIQKYLDENKQLILAILENQNLGKLAECAQYQAQLQKNLLYLAAIADAQPQPSQNPASRPQMMQPGIAPGAGHYMSQVPMFPPRTPLTPQQMQEQQQLHQQQAQALPFPGQMVMRSANVNGMQPMQADPARPADLQQSAPVPTDGRGGKQDAVAGVSSEPSGTESYKSGTGADNEVGGDASEKS
- the LOC133886759 gene encoding GRF1-interacting factor 3-like isoform X2, whose amino-acid sequence is MQQQQMPMPPAAGVTTEQIQKYLDENKQLILAILENQNLGKLAECAQYQAQLQKNLLYLAAIADAQPQPSQNPASRPQPGIAPGAGHYMSQVPMFPPRTPLTPQQMQEQQQLHQQQAQALPFPGQMVMRSANVNGMQPMQADPARPADLQQSAPVPTDGRGGKQDAVAGVSSEPSGTESYKSGTGADNEVGGDASEKS